The proteins below are encoded in one region of Phaseolus vulgaris cultivar G19833 chromosome 1, P. vulgaris v2.0, whole genome shotgun sequence:
- the LOC137813672 gene encoding uncharacterized protein, whose translation MGLTNFVLTVAGVSAVVLLLRSDVKQSASIFRRNIKHVRNWLEEESAASSKSMEKSTPKELESKVPPKDTHKEDKH comes from the exons ATGGGGTTGACGAATTTTGTCCTGACCGTGGCGGGTGTAAGCGCCGTTGTGCTTCTCCTCAGGAGTGACGTCAAGCAATCTGCCTCCATCTTCCGCCGCAACATCAAGCACGTTCGCAACTGGCTCGAAGAAGAATCTGCCGCCTCTTCCAA GTCAATGGAGAAGTCCACTCCCAAAGAACTTGAATCAAAGGTTCCTCCGAAAGACACTCATAAGGAGGACAAGCATTAA